In Camelina sativa cultivar DH55 chromosome 17, Cs, whole genome shotgun sequence, the genomic stretch GCAAGTATACATTTTCCGGATATGAACTTCTTCGCCTTTTTATTCAGACCATTAGATCTAAGTGGTATATACAAACGTACCTGGTCGTTTTCTAGTAAAGCTCTCCAGTTCTGCATCTCAACGAGTGCTTTGGCAGATCGATACGACAATGCTATACGGTAATTTAGATCGCCAAGCCATATTATCCGGCTGAACAAAAAAGGATATGAAAGATTGGTATCAAGAAACTGTTGCATGCAGTCCAATTTGAATATAAAGTATGAAAAGTAAGATCATCAATCTTACTCATGCTGAAGGATGTTCTCTGGTGATTTTTCTTCCTCTGAACTCTTAACGCGAGGAAACCTCGTTTTCTTGAGTATCTCCATGACATCAGAGTTTCTCTTTAGCTCATCACCTTCTTTTTGTCCTGAAGTCAAGTGGGTACAAACGAAGCAAAAGCTTGTTTGATGGAGCAACATGCTTATTGAGATTGATCCCTACAAAAGAACCAAAAGCATTATAACAAAATGGCTAATTAACTCACAGAACAGAACactttgtaagaaaaaaacaaaatctaacctTATTTCCGAGATAACCCATCAGTCCTCTTCCAACACAAGACACTTTCATGTTCTTGACGTGTTCTCTTAGCTCGCTTTTCACCCAAATTGTTAAGAAAACACCAACCATTTGCTTGCTAGCAACTAAACAATACTGTGAAGAGTTCCACGGGATCCTATATCCGTTCTCGTTAGCTGCAGAACCAGGTGAGTACAAGACAGTGCTTGGAGAATCCCCGAGaccattatcatcatcagaagacCTTGAGAAGTCACTTGGCCGTGAAAAATCACTCGGTCTAGAGTAGTAATCACTTGGTCTAGAGTAGTCACCACTTGGTCTAGAGTAGTCACTGGGTCTTGAATCACTAGGCCTTCTGGAATAATCACTAGGCCTTCTGGAATAGTCACTTGGCCTTCTGGAGTAATCACTAGGCCTTCTAGAGTAATCACTAGGCCTGTGACTGCTACTACTACCACGGAAACTCGGGTCAAAGTCACTTGGCCTGTGGCTGAAGAAGACACGGTCACAGACACTGAAACGACGGTCAAGACCTGGTTGAGGAATTGAAGGATCGTTCCATGTACTACTTGGGGTCTGAAAAGACCGTCTGTGGTAGAAAGTGGAGTTCTTTTGCCTTGTGGATCCAGAGAAATCAGCATCAAGCTCTGCCATAGGCACAGGGACAGGGGAAGGTGTGTGATAACCGCTTGTTCCACTAGTCCCTGGTCGGTTATTGAGCGTTTTTCTGATAAGAGAGAGCCATTTCTGAGCAGGTCCATTGTCTTCAGCTCCAAGGACATTACCAGCATTAAGAGGGACAATCTCTTGGAATCTGAACCAAAAGCAAAGATTGAGGGAGAGAAGATATGTAATGaaattcataaaaacaaaatgatgtatttttttaaaacataccCGAGTACATATATATCTGCAGGAGCTGATGAATGAAGCCACTCATCAAGGTTTAAATCTGAAGGAGGAGAGCGTCCAGCAACGTTCCAGGTAGCTACAAAGATGCTGTAGTTTTGGACATCAATGATCCTAGGATTCTCATAATTCATTCTCCTTTGCCGAGCTTGCTGCTCCCAATTCTTACTAAGTTTCTCTGTGAAACCCAAGAAACCATCAGTAACAGAAATAAATTATCTTAGTTAGATCAAAGAAGTTGAGTATATTAATGAAATTACCAGTTTTGGTCTTCTTGATAGTGGGAGGTGCTTTGTCAGCTGAGAAGCTACTTCTGTGCTCCACGGATTCAACTCCTTTAAAttaacaaatcaatcaaatatcaGAAACAAATTTAGTTAAGATTATATCTCAGAAAGAGACAAAACATAACGCTtcaggaaaaaaacaagaacaagtaaacaaaactagttaaaaaagagagagaaagtacCAGCAGAAGTAGGATCATCAGCTTGAAACTCctctgttttgcttttgatATTAAACCATTTCCTGACCATCTTCTTGGACCATGCCAGCTTTCAATTCAGaaatccaaaattcaaaaaacatGTTCATCTAGAAAATTCCATAAAGTTGGGCTAAAACTAAAATAGAAAACCTTATTAGTCTTGGATTTGTCTTCCCTCATTGTTGCTTCTTCACAAGTGGTCTGTCTGTGTgtggctcttttttttttttgttgctcctTTAGCAGAAACTCAATCCATacatgaacaagaagaagaagaagaaaggagaagtcTTTACCTAATTAGTTCCTAAATCACTGCCAAAAACGATGGAGACTAAAAGTTTCTAAANNNNNNNNNNNNNNNNNggggggggggggggggggggaagcaGACAGAAACTTAAACAAACGCAAGTAAGAATATTAGAATCTGGGTGGGTTTCTCCCTAAGAGATATAGGTTTGAGATTCTgaagctctctcttttttctcaaaGAGGGACAAAAGCAATGTGAGGGcttttttggttcttgagaGAAGGGTTTTAATGGCGGAGACAGGAAAATGtaagtaaagagagagagagagagagagagagagagagagagagagagagagagagagagaaagagagaagaagaagaacttaaaaTAAGAGAAAGTGTTGAAGAGACATCAATTCTTGAAGTAGACAGAGGCGAGACAATGAGGGCAGGTTTTTAGAGTGAGAAGAAAGTTAAAgtgacaaaatattaaaattaaaatagtagagagagagagagagagaggaaaaagagagtcTTTTGCTTCtgagagaagggagagagagagagagagcttcgtCGTCGTCCTTGAATGAAACGGCAAAGTAAAAGCAGTGTAGAGACTCTCTCTATAGTgttttagtcttcttctttgctctttccttttttcctgtttatttttaatagtaatttccgtaattagtttttcttttggaaactttttattcatttaatttaatatcaCGATTTGACACAACCCATTCTGATTAGAtttccaaaactaaaatttaatattgacAACGTCTCTGTCTAATTTAAATCGCATTAATTTacgcaaacaaacaaatttgtttttagaGGGGTTATTTGccaataccatttttttttaatcttgatcTCTGTCCATAAACCATAAccatcataattttttgtttataagtaGGTTTTGAAGACCCGATTCATAATTTCCAAAGATTCTTAGAAAatgattaagaaacaaaaaaaaacttttactttttgctatatcaaaaataaatgtagAATGACAAAATAGTTTATGCATGTCTTTGTGAATAAAACTATAGAATTCCGCGACAATCTATGATTAATATAAAACATGCCGGTTGGTTTTTGTCGTCAACTCTTAAGTAAAAAACTTATCATCACATCTTCGTAATAATAAAAGTGATGGTCGagaagtttcttttttttttatcataatcaTTTTGGCCAATAagatgtctccaaaaatgtcaaataagtttttttttgaaaattgattcaTTGGAgattaaatttagttttaaataataaaaattgaaactttacaCACTAAATGAGACATAATCCGTTTGGTGAAAATTAATATGTACAAGTGGATGAGAATGAACCAAAAAGTAATAGAAACAAGAGagaattttttcaatttttccaCAGAGAGATGCATGCGAAAGTTGTGTGTGGTGATGTTGACTGTTAAAGCACGAATGAAGCTTGTGAAGTTATAAGCAAGATAACAATTACCACAACCCTATACGCTCGGATATGTGCAACAAATAACAAAGATAACATAAGAAACTAAAAagcaaaatttgatttttggtatATAGAGGAGAGCAATACACACTCTTTTTCTCTTGGATGGTTAGGTATCGTATCTGTAAAAGGATTTGTAATGGCATTATCTGTAATTTTAGATGTTTCTCAAATGGTTAAGCTTatttatataaagatcattagtATTGACAATTCAGTTAGGTAGTTGTTAAGCTTATTTCTCATGTactcgttctttttttttctgcaaaaacaaacaaaactcagCGATCAAGTACAAGAACATGTTTGCGGAAACTAGTTTGGTTCTTATATCGAGTTTTCGTTAACAAACTGATTCTGTGTTTCCATTGGTATTTATTCCTGAAACtcaactaatatatatatattacgtcTATTTGTAGATTTTTGTATCTTATATCACGGATTCACgacaatatattttttcttgtataacATTTTCTTTCCAAGATTTTGGTCTaccaaacaaagtaaaaaaagcaaaagaataatactattaaaagttaaaaaagagagagaggtagagaggaaaaaagagaaagagataaagaggGCTATGCTATTGTTGTAGTTTGCCATATCATCTTtccctttcaatttttttttttttttgggttgatatTTTCACTTTGTTTTCCCcaatttatctttatttaaatatatcgaGTTTCTGATTTTCCTGAAATTtgattgaatattttattttgtagatatATTCTTTCCTTGTAGCACAAATGTTGGACACAAGATACTGTTTTAAAGTCCACTCGCCACTGATATCAGGAGTTTGCGTTCCCTTTTTTTCTTGAGACTCCCAATTTTCGTatctttttagtttcattttacttaattgtttttttttcttttcaagaacACTCCTTATATAGAAATACTTTTTGCaacaactttattttttctaagtCACTAGTCATTAGGGTTAAGTATAAAGCAATATAGATGAATTTCTTAGAGTATCTAAAGATCTTCATCAAGCTATATAAGATTCGCTATTAAAGCTTTCAATCAATCCGTAGACGCAgttcaaaaagaaagagacagCACACTCCAGTTTGAACATTCACACCGTACGTgcaccatatatatatgatacagtATGATCTAATCAGTCTAATTAATACCATATAGAAATTTCTATATAATTCATTCATACTTGGGTTGTTTAtttacaatttatgttttgacAAATCCCACAAACCTTACCTTTTTTGTGTTGACACCCACAAAGCttgtaaaaatgtatataaaactatatatacctAACTTAACTAAAAGAAATAcggaaaataaattaagaatttgATAATGGCCTGACGGCGGAGAATTCCATGCTGGGGCAGCCCAACGTCCAATATGATTTTAACTAGCCTCTTAATCAATagattattgattttaaattaatttctacAATAAAATCTGCAGAAACTTATCTAAAAAATGATCCTAAAATACTTGAGAATACAAAGATAAGCTCCACCATACATCGAACAATCATGAATGCTAATCATGATTAGCATCTGCGCTACACCATTAATTCGTTTTGCTAATTGTGCTTTGCCCCATCAAGATACGTCCATATTTGTTTACACACAATGGGATACGCAATATCGACATTAACAATTTTTATGTTTGCTCCGACGTATAGAcgattaatcatatatatataacttgatgATTGTATTCCAGATATGATTTGTAGTCATTGTTTGAGTATTCTTAAacacgtttttaaaaaaacattaaatggCCCATTTTGTTCTCAATTAatgtttattgatttataattatCAACACATGCGATATATATTGACAAACACAATTATATAGGCCAAGACTGATGAAGGAGCGACTAGTAAGTAAACAGATCAGGAATATATAAAACGATACATATACTTTTATTCGTGTCGTCAGATTCATATATTTGCCCTTGATTTTACGATAGAGAAGTTCGCTTTATTTTGTGTAACCTATCTATTTTATATGAGTGGACTTTCATTTTATTGGTATCTAATCAGCAGGAATTTTTTCGTTAACTTTGTCTCCACGAACTCGAAGAAGATGTTTACTAGCTTCCACATTAGGCGAACACTAAGCAACGCATTTCCCCCCTCAATTAACTAGAATTAATACAATTCTCAAATATGGTTGCTAGTTCAAAGAAATGTGACCCAAAAttttggaaagaagaaaagaaacgatCAAGGGCATGCAACACATTAATAAAGTCGACCTattaggggaaaaaaaaagtcgacCTATATATTAGTTTCCATATCCTGAAATTCAGGATTCAAACATCAAAATTATACAAAGTATATATCGCAATCTTTGTGTTACCAATAAACTACAAATCAATAGGATTATAGTATCATTAGcgcaaacttttatttttgtattttcaatgtGCCAATTTGTTTAATGGGCGAAAGAACAAGGGACATGACCAAGTGGTGTCAAATGGATGCGCATTTATAATGTTACTCTATATTTGCCATCTCCAATACAAAAGGATATTCCTTAATTTGGTAAATGTTTTCTTACACTGTTGAGCTCAATGTTTGAACCTTTAAGTTTCGTTTTACTCGATAAAAATGATACTAATCCTAGCAAAGTAAAAGAGTGTATCATTGAACGGGTTGTCTTTATCAGGTGAATATATTCATTTTGGATAGAAGATGCTTGCTTCTGAGCTCGATCTAGAGGTTTGATGCAAACATATTTTGTTCTCTATATCTTTTATACATAACCTATAGAGAATCTCATATTGGAATATAGAACTAATCTTTAACGTATGTacttgaaactatatatatatatatatttgatgtgATGTTATTATGTTGGTTTTTCTTCGACTGCGATTTGATTATTCAAGAAACTTGTCAGGCTATTCAATATGCATATCATACAATTTTTGACTATACTTCTATTTTTACTCGAATatatactaaaattattttcatcAGGGGAtctatcataaattatttttttgaactaaacACACTCCATTGTATCGTTTCGACggaaaatatataagtaaaattttagTCATTTTACATGCACCATCATACTCTTATCATCCGAAGAATCGTAGATGTAATAATTGTAAGCGGAGAACGTAGTATACTTTAATATCCTACATGTTTAGTATATATCATGTGTCGTAATCACTTTAGTTTTCCAATAGCTACGCTACGCGTTACTTTAACATATAGTTTGATGGTACGTATTAAACTCTTAATCATTATGCCGAAGCCAATTTCTCTATATGAATCCATAGTTTTATGATAATCCTGAAACGACATCCACTGAAACTGTGGTAAGAGGCTATTGATTCATACTTAAGGGTCAACAGACCAAGGGGACAAAAGTACATTGCATGGTTTCAAATGGTCACTAGCTAATTTACATCTAATCACCAACggtttacttttactttttagtaCAAAATCTCATCTCTCAAAATTTCTAGAATTACGAGGCACGGAGGCAGTCAGAGTAGAGAGATTCAccttaatcttatttttatatatttaatatttaaaaataagattacaTTATAGACATAGGAATTAAATCGTATGCAtcagttattttattttttttctttcttttgcttttattgtGGGGGAGACCCACTCTTTCTTTATGTTTGCTTGTAGGCTATGTAATGCCCGTTTATGTTTTAGAGTCGGGTCATATAGCTTTTTTAGGAAAAAGGAATCAAATAAAGcttaattatttcaaagatggatatataaattatgttagaTAATGTTTGCTAATTTGTATATTTCGTTCTTCTAAGTTTTTAACCCCTTGAATTGATCTACATGATTACAAAGGTTTTTAGATTTCCAGATATTAAAAGGTGTTTTACTCAAAGCAAGCaagatcatatatattattaacaacaagaaaacaatgaGAACCTGCTAAAATGACCTAGATCGATGTTTTAGAAGTTAACAAGTCTCTTATACATGTAACTCTGTTGAAAAGTGATTATCGTATTGCAAGCAtcgatgttgatgttgatgttgaatcatgatgatgatgcgaACTGAGAAGTAGTTTCGTTGGTCGCTCGCTATGTAAAACCAACGTTCCTCTACAAGCCGGTTCGATCAATCGGTCCGGTTCAATAAAATTGTCCCGACCCGGTTAGGATTTAAATAGCCTCTGAATTTACAAAATCTCTTTCCATCTATATTTCTCAAGCTAAGCATCAAAGTGGGTTCGGAATTTGAATTTGGGCTAGAGATTGTGGGCTCTGAATTTGAATTTGGGCTCTGAATTTTTAGTGTAACTAGAGAATGTGGGCTCTGAATTTGAATTTCTCAGATTGAAAGAAGCATTGGAAAGGGGACCTCTCTCTCCTTTgctgcattgctctgtttcattTGTGTAAGCGGAACCAAGATTCGAATGTTAACAGATACAGTCTTGGTTATAATCAGGGGTCCAACTCTTTGCAAGCATGAGACATTTTACTATATAAGAAAGAGTTCATACAAAAGccaaggttttgtttttagatccCTAAAATTATCCCACAAAAGCATATAACACAAGTCTTGAAAAGATGAAATAGCATATGATATTATAAGGGAAGAGATAGAATCAAGAGTTTTTGGTGATGATGACTCATGGCATAAGTATGTTGAAACCTTCAACCAAATCTGCTTCCTTCGGTTGGATTATAAGGTTGTCAAACATATCCCCAAGCTTCGAACGCTGCACCATAGTATCCAACACTTTATCCTCTGTCACAGCTTCAGCGATCTTCTCCTTTCCTTTGTCAGGTCTGGACGAGCATGCAAACACTAGCTCTGAGATTCTATCCTTCTGTGCTTGCTTGCAGTACTTTGGCCCCTCAGGAGTTCCTTTTGCAACCAAGTGATATGTGTAAACAATTCTCTGCTGACCGATTCTGTAAGCACGGCTTATAGCTTGTCTTTCGACTGCCGGATTCCACACAACATCCAAAAGAATCACCCTTGACGCTCCTACAAGACTGATCCCTTCAGAGCAGGCTTTTGTTGAAGCTAAGAACACTTTTGCCTTGGATTTTGGATCATTGAATTCGTTGATCAAGGTTTGTCGCTGTTTCTGCTCGAGCTTGCCATGCATGTACAACACTTCCTCCCCTGGGTTCCAGTTGAAACGAGAGACCAGATGTTTCATGATCAGTTTCAATGGGTCTATGTATTGGCTGAAGACCAACACTTTCTCCTTTATCACCTCGCATAACTCAACGAACTCCATGAGGAATCTCGTTTTCACACTTTGCTTTGGATCGAGTCTTACCTTCTTAAGCTGTGCAAGCAAAGTCTCGTCGATGGACAAACGTTCCTTCTCAGAGAGTTTGCAGCGAGAGACTAGAGAAGGATGGACTGAGACCAGAGACAGCTTGTGTTCTGTTTCAAACACGTTTTTTGTTTTCCGGTTGTGAGTGACTTCAATGGATTCTAGGACTCTCTTCTGCAGCTCAGGTGGGTTTAACACCACAACGCATTCTCTCAAACCAGGGAGGCTCCTTTGAAGAATGCTTCCTTTATGGACATGCACAAATGGAAGCATAACAGCCTTCAACTCTTCGATCCCACGGTTGTTGATTTCGTTCCCCAAagctctttttcctcttttagtTACAGTCATCCCACTCTTCTTGAGTGTGGATGTGAGCTTCTCCAGATATTTAGGTCTTGCGAGTCCCAGAACATTGCACAGCTCCTGGAAGTTGTTCTGGAAAGGAGTTCCAGAAAGCAAGATACGTTTCTGTGTTTCCACTTTAGATAGTGTTTTCCAGATACAACTTCTCTGGTTTCTAGGCGTGTGCGCCTCATCAAGAACCAGCAGTCCAGGCCTTCCCATAAGTATCTCTCTGATATCATCTAATTCTTTGTCTGGTTTCACTTCTCTCACCATCTTTGTCTTTTTGTCCTCGTCTTTAACTCCTGCAAGCTTCTCATAGAGGTTGTAGCTGATCCCGAGTATACTCTTTGCTTTTATCCAAGAGTATATTTTCACCATCCTTATCTCATTTTTGGTTCTAGCAGTGgcattcttcttcatcaaaagtCCCAGCGCCGCAGAGTTCTCTTTTCCAGTAAATTCCAAACTGCTGAGATTATGAAAGGGAATGCTTATGTTCCATTTCTTAAACTCCTCTGCCCACGTGAGAAGCAAGCTTGCAGGAGCAATGATCACTGGTTTGCAATCTGGGAAGCATGCTAGGTAGGCTTGCAGGAAAATGATGGTCAGGCGAGTTTTTCCTGTCCCGGGAGCGTGTGACATGATGCATCCTCCGGTTTCTTCGCTATTCTCAAATTCCTTGAGCTCGTTCAACATGATTGTACCAGCTAAGTTCCTCCAAATAAACTCAAAACCCTCTTGCTGGTGAGGATACATTTGAGATTTGACCCCTGGGATCTTATCCCAAACGGTTCCTTCAGAAGAAACACAATCCTCATGTAAGCTGTTCGTGTTAGGACCTTCAAACCCAAGTCTCCCAAGGATGTTGCTATTTTCTTCCTCGTCAAATCTATCACATCTTCTCCTTTCCCTTGTGATCTTCTCTCCCTACACATAGAATCATACATTAGAGTTACCATCAAACCTATCAGTTCACACTTTCACTCATTTTACTGAATACTCCAAATTTCTTACCCACTCAGATTCATCCATGCTTCGGATTTCTCTCTCCACAAAGCCGCAGTTCATACACTTCAAACCAACCTCCAGATCAAGAAACAGATTGTGATTCCCTTTTTTACATTGTGCTGCTGGAGTTTCATCAATTAATATTTCTTCCATCTGCAAAAATTTCATGTCAGAATTACTTTGTTCTTAAACGAAAGGAGATAAAATATACCGttttgaagaaaacaagaaattacATTTGAAGGAAGCTCGTTGCTGACGTCGTTAGATTTACTGCAAAATGCTAGTTCTTCCCACAGCATCTGTAACTCTAATTCTGACTCAGAAATCTCAGGTGGTGATGGAGGTTCCAGCATACCAAATTTCTCTATCAATGGTGGTGGCCTAATGATTAGAagtccatcatcatcatattttcGTAGATCTTcatttccttgttcttgaaaCTGGTCTTCAGGTGAAGAAACTAgttcttctgcttcttcataTCCTTCGTCTAGTTGACCTTTCTCCCTAACAGAGTTCACAAGCAGCCTGAAGAGATCAACTTCTCTATGGTTTCCACTTAGCACTCTCCAATCCGAGTTGTTATTAGTCTTGATTTCTTTGTCTTTTAGAGAAGGATCAGATTCATATCCAGATTTATCTGCAGAGCTGATAGAAGAATCAGACTCATTATCAATTGGTTCATTAGCCAAAACAGACTTATTTAATCCCCCTGCAACTGCAACTGCAGGTATCACCGACCCCAACCTGTTGATGGCTTGGACCTCTTTTGCTTTCTCTAAATTCTGGATTTCAGGTCTTGATGGCTTTTCAAGTGCTTGCACCACCTCTTTTGCTTTTACTGAGCTGAGAATTTCAGGTCTGTAAGTAGATGACCTTTCACGTGCTTGTACCTCTTTAGCTTTCTCTGAAGTGAAAACTTCAGGACTGAGAATTTCAGGTCTGTAAGTAGATGACCTTTCACGTGCTTGTACCTCTTTAGCTTTCTCTGAAGTGAAAACTTCAGGCCTGGATGTGGATGGATTCTCAAGTGTTTTCACTTCTTTTCCCGTCTCTGGATTCTCCAACTCAGGTCTGGATGGTTTTTCAGGTGATTTCCCAGAGTTAATGAAAATAGAATCTTCATACTTTGATGCAATAGTAGAAGCAAAGTATTTCACATCCTCAATTTCATCTCTTAATGCAAGTGGTCTCATGAAAGAGCTGGGAGATTCAAGGACTCCTGTGTTCTCTTTGCCACAGTGAGTACAAGTGAACACCGGGTTGCTTGGCTGCTTTATTACTACTTCAACTACTTCAtctcgttcttcttctttttcttcttctcgatgGTTTAATCTCCGAATCTTCTTGTCCTCTTTTCTAGGCTTGGTTAAGCCAGTACCAGACCTCTTATACCTTACCAAAGGCTTCCTTTCCGCTATAGAGACATTCCTGACTGGTAAACTGACCTTtaagaaatcatcatcatctgtatTATCTCTAACCACCTCCTTTAAATTGAATTCACCGTCActcgaggaagaagatgaagatgaagatgaggacgatgatgatgatgatgatgatgatgatgatgatgatgatgaagaagatggatccTCCGAAGACAGGGAGTGGACTGTTATATCATCTTTGGTGTTATTGTCTGGACTCTCtgcattttcttcttcatctccctcAGTTTCACTTGTGCTATTACCATCACTGAGAGATTCTACGATTCTGCTAGTGTCCTCAAAAAGCTTCTTCCTGGCTGAAGCTCTGGCTCCAATTTCAGACTCAGAATCTGAAAGAATCTCTATTTCAGCAGGGACTGGTTTTACAACAACCAAACCTCTAGCCTCAGGGGAACACATATCCATCACATATTTGTTCCGTTCAGACACCTCTCTTAACTTAGAAGAGCTCGGAACTGATATTCCAACATCCAAATTTGTAATCTCAGGAGAAAACTTCTCATTCACACATGTGTGCTGTTCAGACACATCTCTTAACTTGGAGGAGCTCGGACCTGATTTCTCCACATCCAAATCTCCAATCTCAGGGGAACACTTCTCCTTCACACATGTGTTCTGTTCAGACACATCTCTTAGTTTAGAGGAGCTCGAACCTGATTTCTCCACATCCAAATCTCCAGTCTCAGGGGAACACTTCTCCTTCACACATGTGTTCTGTTCAGACACATCTCTTAACTTAGGGGAGCTCGGACCTGATTTCTCCGCATCCATATCTCCAATCTCAGGGGAACACTTCTCCTTCACACATGTGTTCGGTTCAGACAAATCTCTTAGCTTAGAGGAGCTCGGACCTGATTTCTCCACATTCAAATCTCCAATCTCAGGGGAACACTTCTCCTTTACACATGTGTTCTGTTCAGACACATCTCTGAACCCAAAAGAGCTAGGAACTGAGTTCTTCCCCACATCCAAATCACTAACCCTAAAAGAAGTCTCTTTCACAGACGTGTGCTGTTCAGACCCATCTCTGAACCTAGAGGAGCTAGGACCTGATTTCTCCACATTCAGATCCCTAATAATCCTAGAGAAACTCTCCTTCACAGAGTTGTTCTGAACAGACCCAGCCCTTAAACCAGCAGAGTACCTGTCATTTTCTTGAACAGGAGGAGGAACACTGTTGTGGTAAGTAGGTGTGATGTCCTCAACGTCAGAATCGGGGTCTTTTATTCTTCTCGGCCTTCGTTTCTTTGGAGGAGATATCACAGGAGCTTCTACCTCCGTCTT encodes the following:
- the LOC104754693 gene encoding type IV inositol polyphosphate 5-phosphatase 6-like isoform X2 codes for the protein MREDKSKTNKLAWSKKMVRKWFNIKSKTEEFQADDPTSAGVESVEHRSSFSADKAPPTIKKTKTEKLSKNWEQQARQRRMNYENPRIIDVQNYSIFVATWNVAGRSPPSDLNLDEWLHSSAPADIYVLGFQEIVPLNAGNVLGAEDNGPAQKWLSLIRKTLNNRPGTSGTSGYHTPSPVPVPMAELDADFSGSTRQKNSTFYHRRSFQTPSSTWNDPSIPQPGLDRRFSVCDRVFFSHRPSDFDPSFRGSSSSHRPSDYSRRPSDYSRRPSDYSRRPSDYSRRPSDSRPSDYSRPSGDYSRPSDYYSRPSDFSRPSDFSRSSDDDNGLGDSPSTVLYSPGSAANENGYRIPWNSSQYCLVASKQMVGVFLTIWVKSELREHVKNMKVSCVGRGLMGYLGNKGSISISMLLHQTSFCFVCTHLTSGQKEGDELKRNSDVMEILKKTRFPRVKSSEEEKSPENILQHDRIIWLGDLNYRIALSYRSAKALVEMQNWRALLENDQLRIEQKRGHVFKGWNEGKIYFPPTYKYSRNSDRYSGDDLHPKEKRRTPAWCDRILWFGEGLHQLSYVRGESRFSDHRPVYGIFCAEVESAHNRLKRTTSYSTSRVQAEELLPYSRGYTELSFF
- the LOC104754694 gene encoding SNF2 domain-containing protein CLASSY 3-like: MEWIGKRVKSRSRQRLQVVNKRKKTEVEAPVISPPKKRRPRRIKDPDSDVEDITPTYHNSVPPPVQENDRYSAGLRAGSVQNNSVKESFSRIIRDLNVEKSGPSSSRFRDGSEQHTSVKETSFRVSDLDVGKNSVPSSFGFRDVSEQNTCVKEKCSPEIGDLNVEKSGPSSSKLRDLSEPNTCVKEKCSPEIGDMDAEKSGPSSPKLRDVSEQNTCVKEKCSPETGDLDVEKSGSSSSKLRDVSEQNTCVKEKCSPEIGDLDVEKSGPSSSKLRDVSEQHTCVNEKFSPEITNLDVGISVPSSSKLREVSERNKYVMDMCSPEARGLVVVKPVPAEIEILSDSESEIGARASARKKLFEDTSRIVESLSDGNSTSETEGDEEENAESPDNNTKDDITVHSLSSEDPSSSSSSSSSSSSSSSSSSSSSSSSSSSDGEFNLKEVVRDNTDDDDFLKVSLPVRNVSIAERKPLVRYKRSGTGLTKPRKEDKKIRRLNHREEEKEEERDEVVEVVIKQPSNPVFTCTHCGKENTGVLESPSSFMRPLALRDEIEDVKYFASTIASKYEDSIFINSGKSPEKPSRPELENPETGKEVKTLENPSTSRPEVFTSEKAKEVQARERSSTYRPEILSPEVFTSEKAKEVQARERSSTYRPEILSSVKAKEVVQALEKPSRPEIQNLEKAKEVQAINRLGSVIPAVAVAGGLNKSVLANEPIDNESDSSISSADKSGYESDPSLKDKEIKTNNNSDWRVLSGNHREVDLFRLLVNSVREKGQLDEGYEEAEELVSSPEDQFQEQGNEDLRKYDDDGLLIIRPPPLIEKFGMLEPPSPPEISESELELQMLWEELAFCSKSNDVSNELPSNMEEILIDETPAAQCKKGNHNLFLDLEVGLKCMNCGFVEREIRSMDESEWGEKITRERRRCDRFDEEENSNILGRLGFEGPNTNSLHEDCVSSEGTVWDKIPGVKSQMYPHQQEGFEFIWRNLAGTIMLNELKEFENSEETGGCIMSHAPGTGKTRLTIIFLQAYLACFPDCKPVIIAPASLLLTWAEEFKKWNISIPFHNLSSLEFTGKENSAALGLLMKKNATARTKNEIRMVKIYSWIKAKSILGISYNLYEKLAGVKDEDKKTKMVREVKPDKELDDIREILMGRPGLLVLDEAHTPRNQRSCIWKTLSKVETQKRILLSGTPFQNNFQELCNVLGLARPKYLEKLTSTLKKSGMTVTKRGKRALGNEINNRGIEELKAVMLPFVHVHKGSILQRSLPGLRECVVVLNPPELQKRVLESIEVTHNRKTKNVFETEHKLSLVSVHPSLVSRCKLSEKERLSIDETLLAQLKKVRLDPKQSVKTRFLMEFVELCEVIKEKVLVFSQYIDPLKLIMKHLVSRFNWNPGEEVLYMHGKLEQKQRQTLINEFNDPKSKAKVFLASTKACSEGISLVGASRVILLDVVWNPAVERQAISRAYRIGQQRIVYTYHLVAKGTPEGPKYCKQAQKDRISELVFACSSRPDKGKEKIAEAVTEDKVLDTMVQRSKLGDMFDNLIIQPKEADLVEGFNILMP